From the genome of Daphnia pulex isolate KAP4 chromosome 12, ASM2113471v1:
aaaaggaatcaTTGTGACACGATTTAAATCGAAATATATGTGAAGAAAATCAGCGATTGATAGAATAATTCCAGTCTAGATTGTGGATGATTAAGATGACGAGTTCAAGGAAGTAAATTGCTTAATGAATTTCTCGTCATCATCTATGTTGTTGCCGTTGTTTTTAGCCAATTCCAACAGTTCTTTtaaattctcaattttttcccTGCATCCAGGTTTTTGGTCTCTCTCTGCGTTGTCGACCATCATCTGGATATACTCAAAAGTAGAGAGCGGATTACCGTGAAGTGCAATCGCCTTCAATTTGTTGTGCAAGTAAGTTATGCCATTCATATTCTTGatggtttcttctttcagtttttcaacTTCCGTTTCGACTGCCTTCACCAACATTTCTGcgtccatctttttcttcattgcgTCTTCGTAATTGTTGCGAATATCGTGAAACATCCGCATTTCCTCCACCTGGATAAAGGTCCATTTAAAATGTTCGTTTTGGTGCAAGCCGTCCGAACATCGTCCGGGGCATATCTTACATTTGGGAGTTGCTAAATTTTTGGCGGCGTTCAGTAATGTGTTGGCAAGGACTATGAAGTCATTCTGGAATCTAATTCCCTCTGGTTTCCAAAATGCTGAGCAAAACCCCGTCAACAAACTCGGTTCGCAGGGATAGTGGCAGGTCGTTTCACATTTTGTGCAGTTCATGGCTAAATCAGCGGTGGGCATTTTCACCTTTTTAGAAACTGGAACGCTCATCTCAAAGTTCTGGTTGGCTTGGATTTTTTCTCTATTGATTGCGACGAGATCTTTGGTCTTGCGCAACTCGTCCATCTTCATCAGCTGTTTCTCGATGCCGCCAAGCATGAAATCCAGATAAATTTCCAGTTGTTCTCTGTCCTCCAATACTTGGTTAGTCATCTGCAGAGATTTGGTTGGCATCtcgtttatttcttcaaagaaGAGCTTGAAATTCTTCATTGCGTTCTTCCATTCAACAGGCGACATGTCGTCCTCATCCGATTGACTAATAAAAACGGCGCCGTTGTTGAATTTCTGGTGGCTGGGCAATCCTTTCGAGTCCATCCGGCAAGGGAGTTCTGCCTCTTTGATGGCATCCAAGACAAGCGGTTGCCTTCCGTCGGAGAAGGTGACGAGAAAACGGATGTTTTCTTCAATGTCTTTGCCAAAAATGGACAATACCgagttgaaaatgtatttttgcgAAGCTGTTAGACGGACGAGTGAGGATTGGACAACGAATCCAACGGCATCCAATTCCTGCAATAATCATTTGCAAGTagaatttgattaaaaagtAGATTGAGTCTTCTGCCGCAACGCTTTATTTACCTGAATTCCATTTTGATGCTTAAAAAATTCCTGTATGGCTGAAGTGATTTCCTTGTCACGGTCCATCCCGCCAGTGTCTCCAAATCCTGGCGTATCGACAATTGTGAGCGAAAACGGAATGCGGAATCCAGATCGGTAGTGGAGATCGTAGGCTGTGACTCCTTGCGTTTGGCTATTGGCTTGCGATGCTCCTCTGAGTTCCTCATCGACGAGAATAAAACGGAAAGGGTCGTCCCATTCAACCCCCAATATGTAATTGATCATGGCATTAATCATGGTCGTCTTTCCCGATCCAGTGGCGCCCatcaacaaaattgttttgcgTGTTCTCTCCGGCAAAATGGGTTCGCCGAAAGAGAATCGCTTGACCATGGAAGATGACTCGGTGTAAGTGGGTACCTGGGTCAATTTTAACTTGTACAAAGTCACACCTTCGACATCTGTGGATCCGGTACATTCATTTTGTATTTCGAATGGTAATCTGTTGATACCTTCGGCTGCTTTTGATTGGCACTGAATATTTTCACGGGGATCGGTGGCTGTCGCATCctcttttggttgttgttgctgattgATTGGATGTGATGTTTCATCTGGCACTGTAGGAGCGACTGACGCATTCTCCGGTACTTGTTGCTGCTGACTGATTGGTTTTGGAGTGTCTGGTACTGCGGCTATTTGATCCATCGGAGATGTCGCCAGACCTAGCTCTGCTTTCAACCTCCTTATGCTGTTGGAAGGAGTCGCTTTCGCTTTCACCAGGACATCTCCGTTGAGTAAATCCTCTTTGACGTCTTCCAAGTCCAGTAAATTATTAGCCACTAGCAAATAGCTGAAGGCATCGAgtcgattatttttcaagacGTCGACCACTTCAGTTGACAGGAGAAGAACGGCTTTCTGATTGAGATAAATTAAGTTCGAGCTCTGGAAATCTTTATGCCCGATCATGGTAAAGTAGATTCTGACAATTTCACTGGCGTTGTCTCtggcattttcaaaaagttgtcCCAGAATCTTGTAttggatttgaaaataatccatATCCTATTTACGCGAAAATGAGATAAGAAGTGAGTTGAGTTACAGATTGCAGAATTATAATTTTTGCGGGAATTTTTGATGGAATTTCAAGAACTTTCACTCATTCTTAATATgttttaattgttcttttaaaaagattaaGTCTAACAAGCAGTACATCCATTAGATTTCTAAAGTAAAAAACTTATTTGTCTTACTACTGTAATGTTTACATTGATTGTTTAATTACGGTACCTTGTTATTcagcaaaaagaaatgttgcaAAATATTCTATATGCGTGCAATCTGCACGCATGGAATTGATGGATAGCTACTTTTTACTTCatacttttatttcagttttgaAATCTTTATCTGTAGTAATGTTTTATCAGCATCATGTTTTTATCAGCGACTTGTTGATAAGGTATGTTGTTTGTCATAAATATTTAAGAGAAacgctttcttttttataacaATTGAAGTGCGAACTACTCCCCCCTcctacaaattaaaatttgtacaAGCAAACTGCCTATAATTGCGACAGATGTATTACGCgctgaaattatttttataattacataTCTATTGAGAAACAGGCGTAAAAGGAAACGTGCTAGTTAAAATGTATCGTGACATTCGTGAGAAATTCTAAACCTATTTTTACTTCCGTGATAAGTGAAGCGATTGACGAATCTCAGAATGGCTTCCACAATTTTGTTGGTCAGTTGGGCCAACGCTCACAATTTATTCAAACTCCCCGTTTTGCCTCTCGTTTTCCATCATCATATGGAGGTACTCTGGGTTACCGTTTCGATATACCGCACGAACTATACAATCAGTGCGTTCAAACTCACCTTTTATCATAAAAGAGCGTGCCATATGCTCAGCTGAGAAAACAGACGAAAATGGCTCAGCTGTCGACTTTTGTATTTAGcgttaaaatgttttctgcTGATTTTATTGACTCTATCAAATGATTCGACCGTCGTAACAAAATGCAAGAGCGTTTAAGAAAGGACCTCATTTTTCGTTGATGGTAACCCCGAAACCAGCAAGATTTAaacttttattgatttcaaacatctaattttttttttcatttataatgGAGAAAGAGAACAGCCCAGTCGATCAGTTTACTTACTCCACAGGGAATCGCTGAAACATCAGCCGTTCCTCTGGCAATGGAAAATATCCCCGCGGCTTCTTTCTTCCCATCCGAAATGCCTGACCTtccgaattttgttttgggtcAGTCGGTTTTCTTCCTGTGGCTGATGCAATCAAACCAACCCATCGGAGCCATCTGCATCCGTCCGGTACCCATGTTTAACTCGGCATTTTGTGCAAAATTTGGGtgactatttttttcattctcccaTGACATTTTTCAGTACTAATATTTAATTGTTAGTTTTACTATgtatcattttcaattgaacaGGCTACTTTGGGAAATTACATCTTTTTGCCGGTAATCCGGCCGGAATTGAAGCAGCTATTTAAGGGCGTGAAACAACACAACGCCAGATCTCATCAGGAGCTACACAAATCAACGACGATGGAATCCTTTTCGTGACGGTTTTGAGCAATCAAAATATTGTCGGATGAAGTTTCGATGTCAGACTAGAAAactagcccccccccctccaccgACGTAGTCGATCTTTTTGGCCGCTTCGCCAATTACCACGTACTCAAACTATACCGAGTTCGATCGCAGCAGGAGAAGGAAATAATTACTCGCTATCCCTCGAGTCCAGATAATAAGTA
Proteins encoded in this window:
- the LOC124209368 gene encoding uncharacterized protein LOC124209368, encoding MDYFQIQYKILGQLFENARDNASEIVRIYFTMIGHKDFQSSNLIYLNQKAVLLLSTEVVDVLKNNRLDAFSYLLVANNLLDLEDVKEDLLNGDVLVKAKATPSNSIRRLKAELGLATSPMDQIAAVPDTPKPISQQQQVPENASVAPTVPDETSHPINQQQQPKEDATATDPRENIQCQSKAAEGINRLPFEIQNECTGSTDVEGVTLYKLKLTQVPTYTESSSMVKRFSFGEPILPERTRKTILLMGATGSGKTTMINAMINYILGVEWDDPFRFILVDEELRGASQANSQTQGVTAYDLHYRSGFRIPFSLTIVDTPGFGDTGGMDRDKEITSAIQEFFKHQNGIQELDAVGFVVQSSLVRLTASQKYIFNSVLSIFGKDIEENIRFLVTFSDGRQPLVLDAIKEAELPCRMDSKGLPSHQKFNNGAVFISQSDEDDMSPVEWKNAMKNFKLFFEEINEMPTKSLQMTNQVLEDREQLEIYLDFMLGGIEKQLMKMDELRKTKDLVAINREKIQANQNFEMSVPVSKKVKMPTADLAMNCTKCETTCHYPCEPSLLTGFCSAFWKPEGIRFQNDFIVLANTLLNAAKNLATPKCKICPGRCSDGLHQNEHFKWTFIQVEEMRMFHDIRNNYEDAMKKKMDAEMLVKAVETEVEKLKEETIKNMNGITYLHNKLKAIALHGNPLSTFEYIQMMVDNAERDQKPGCREKIENLKELLELAKNNGNNIDDDEKFIKQFTSLNSSS